In Amycolatopsis sp. FBCC-B4732, the genomic stretch GGCGGGCCGGTGACCGGCCTGCCCGTCGAGGTCTTCGACCGGTGCCTGCGGGTCAACTTCCGGGGCACGTTCCTGATGACCCGCGCGGTGGGCGCGCACATGGTCGCCGCCGGGACCCGCGGCGCGATCGTGAACGTGTCGTCGATCGGCGCGCGGCAGCCGACACCGGGGCTCGGTCACTACGAAGCGACCAAGGCGGCGGTCGACGCGCTGACCCGGTCCGCGGCACTGGAACTGGCGCCGCACGGGATCCGCGTCAACGCCGTCGCCCCCGGCCCGGTGCTCACGCCGATGACGGCGGGGTTCGCCGCGGACACCGCCGCCCGCACGGCCTGGGAATCCCGGATCCCGCTGGGCCGCATCGCCGCCGTCGGCGACGTCGTGCCGTCCGTGGTGTTCCTGGCCTCGCCCGCCGCCGGGCACATCACCGGGGTGAGCCTGGCGGTGGACGGCGGCCAGCTGCTCACCTGACTATCCCTTGTGGACGATCCGGCCGCCGGTCACGGTCAGCCCGACCGCGACCGGCGGCAGGTCCGCGAGCGCGACTTCCAGAGGATCTTCGTCCAGGACGCAGAAGTCGGCGGCCATACCCGGCTCGAGGGTGCCCTTCCACGCCGCGGATCCGTCTTGTGCGGCGGCTTCGGTGGTGTAGCAGCGCAACAGCCGTCCGGTCAGCTCGGGCGTGACACCCCGCGCACCCAGCAGCTCCCCCGCGGCCGCGAGGTGGACCCGCCAGTCCGGCGTCACGACCGGCGCGTCGCTGCTCAGCGTGAGCCGCACCCCGAGGTCGAGGATCTCGCGCAGCGGCCACGCCTTCGCCGCCACGTCGTCGCCGAGCGCGGTGGCGACCATCGGCCGCATCGCGGTGGCGATCGCGGGTTGCGTCGTCAGCCCGACACCGCGCTCGGCCATCCGCCGCAGCTGCGCCGGGGTGACGAGGTCGCCGTGCACGAGGTGGTCGCCGTCGCGCAGGTGGGCGAGGGCGGCCTCGATGCTGCGCTCGCCGGTCGCGTGGACGCCGACGACCAGGCCGGCATCGTGGGCCAGGGCGATCATCGCGGCCAGGTTGGCCGCGCGCTCGCCGTCGTCGGGCCCGTCGACGAGCAGCGTTCCGTGGGTGCCGTCGGCGTAGCAGTGGTGGGTCCACGCGGTGCGCATCGGGGGGATGCCGTCGGCGAAGATCTTGACCCCGGGCACGGCCAGCCACTCCGGATCCGCGGCCGGCACCGCGGTTGCGAGGCCGCGGGCGAAGTCCGGCAGCGAGCTGGCGCCGTCCAGGAGACCGAACAGGCGCAGCACGGTGACCCGCGCCCGCAGACGGCCTTCTCGGTGCAGGTTCGCGTACTCGTCCAGGACTTCGGCCGAGAAGCACCCCGTTTCGCCGGGGCCGAGCCCGGGTTCGGTGTAGCTGGTGATGCCGAGCGCCGCGCAGACGTCGCCGGCGCGCAGGATCGCCGCCCGGCGGTCTCCGGCCGTGACCACCGGGGTTTCTTCGTGCGGCGCGCCGAGCAGCGGGTGCGGCCAGCGGGCGCCGAGCCAGGTCGCGTGCAGGTGCGCGTCGTTGATACCGGGCAGGACCGTGCGCCCGGCCAGGTCCAGCACTTCGGTGTCCGGTCCGATGTGGGCGGTGAGGTCGGCACCCACCGCGGCGACGCGGCCGCCGGAGACGGCGAGGCCGCCCGCCACCGTGCCGTCGGGACCGAAGGTGTGCACCACCCCGCCGTGGACCACCAGGTCCGCCGAGTGGATCCGTTGTGCTGTCATGGTTTCCTCCGGGACCTGGACTTTTTCTTCCACGACTGTAGACTAAAAAGATGGCTCTGCCCACCCACACGGAGGCCGCCGTTCTCACCGGCCACCACGCGCCCCTCGAGTTGCGCGAACTCCCGCTGCCTCCGGACCCGGAACCCGGCGCCGCCCTCGTCCGGCTCACCTGCACCACGTTGTGCGGCACCGACGTCCACCTCTGGTCGGGGGAAATGAGTCTCCCCGGCATGCTGCCGATGGTGCTGGGTCACGAAATGGTCGGCGAAGTCGTCGCCACCGGACCCGGCACCACCGACACCCTCGGCCGGGAAATCCGCCCCGGTGACCGGATCGGCTGGTCCGAGTCGACGTGCGGGAAGTGCCACGGCTGCACGATCCTTCGTGAACCGGTCGCCTGCGAGCGCCGCGGTTACGGCTTCCTTCAGCGTTCCGACCGGTTCCCCTACGCGACCGGCGGTCTGGCCCGCCATTGCTACGTCACGCCCGGCGCCGCGAAGCTCCTGCTGCCCGACGACGTCGAGGACACGTGGGCGTCGATGTCCGGCTGCGCGGGGAAGACCGTGCTGCGCGCGGTCGCCCGGTCCGGCGGCATCCGTCCGAACGCGACGGTCGTGGTCCAAGGCGCGGGCGCGCTCGGCGTGTTCGCCACGGCGGTCGCCCGGCTCTGCGGCGCCGGGGTGGTGATCACCGTCGGCGGACCGCGATCGCGGCTGGACGTCGCCGAGCGGTTCGGGGCCACCGCGACGGTCCCGGTCGAGTCCACCCCGGACGAACGCGTCGAGCGGGTGCGCGAACTGACCGGCGGCCGCGGCGCCGACCACGTCTTCGACTTCGCGGGCGGGCCCACGGTCGGCGCGGAGGCGGTCGCCTTCGCCGCCCAGCGCGGGACGGTCGCGATCGTCGGGTCGACCGGGCCGGTGCCTTCCCCCGTGCCGCTGGGCACGGTGATGGGCAAGGAGCTGACCATCGCCGGCTCGCTCAACGGCGACATCGCCGACTACCACCGCTCGGTCGAGTTCTTCCGCGCCTTCGCCGATCGCCTGCCCTGGAACGAGCTGTTCAGCGCGCCGGTCGGGCTGGCAGGCGCGTCCGCCGCCGTCGAGTCGATGTCCCGGCTCGGCGAGCTCAAAGCCGTCATCGACCCCCGACTTCCCTAGGAGGGTTTTCGTGCGCATCCCCCAGCGCCGCATCGGCCGCGACGGGCCGGCCACCGGCGTCCTGTCCCTCGGCTCCTGGCACACGTTCGACCGGATGGACTTCCGCGAAGCCGTCTCGATGCTGCAAACGGCTGTCGACGCCGGGATCGGCCTGTTCGACGTCGGCGTGTACGGCCTGCCCGGCGCCCCACCGGTGTTCACCGACGTGCTGTTCTCGGCCATGGTCCGCGCCGCGGGCCTGCGGCGCGAGGACTACCTGCTCTCGGCGAAGCTCTGGCTGGAGGGCTACCCGGAGCACAGCCTGCGCGCGCAGCTGGAGAACGCTTTCTTCCGCGCCGGGGTCTCCCACGCCGATCTGGTGATCCTCGGCGACCTCCGCCGCGACGACACCGATCTGCACGCCCTCGTCACCGACCTCGCCGCGCTGCACTCGGCGGGACTGATCGGGCAGTGGGGCGTCAACAACTGGTCGGCGCCGGCGATCCGGGCGGTCCACGACTTCGCCGCCGCGGACGGCGTGCCCGGCCCGGCGATCGCGCAGCTGAAGTACAGCGTGGCCCGGCGGTCCATTCCGGACGGTGCGCCGTTCGCTTCGGTGTTCGGCGAACTCGGCGTCTCGCTCCAGGCGTCCGACGTCTTCGAGGGCGGCGTGCTGCTCGGGAAGGGCGGGCGCCAGGTCGGCCGCGACCCCGGCGACGTCCGGCAGCGGATCGCCGGCTCGGCCGCGGACCTCGCGAAGGTGGCCGAGAGCGTCGGGGCGACGCCGGCCCAGCTGTGCCTCGCGTTCACGCTCACGCACCCGGCGACCACGACGACGTTGTTCGGCGCCACCAGCGTCAGGCAGCTCGAGGACAACCTCGCGGCGGTCACGCTCGTCGAGCGGATCGGTGCGGCGGACCTGCGCGAGCTGGTGGAGCCGTTCTGGGCCGACAAGGACGCCGTCGATCCGGAGGGCCCGTGACTCCGGAACTGTCCGCCGAGACGCTGGCAGCCGTCCGCGCGTCGTTCCGCAATCCCACCCCGGACGAGGCGATCGACGGCCGGGACATCGAGTGGTCGGACCACGTCCTCGACGACGGCGTGGTCGTCACGGTGCTGCGGCCGCGGCACCCGCGGCCGGACGCGCCCGGGTTGTACAGCATCCACGGCGGCGGGATGGTCATGGACGACCGGTTCGCCGACCTGCCGCGGCTGGTGCCGCTGATCGAGGAGTTCGGGTTCGTCTGCGCGACCGTCGAGTACCGGCTCGCACCGGAGCACCCGCACCCGGCGCCGCTGGAGGACTGCTACGCGGGCCTGGTGTGGTTCGCGCAGACGTTCGGGTTCGAGCGGCTGATCGTCGGCGGCGGCAGCGCGGGCGGCGGGTTGAGCGCGGGGGTGGCCTTGCTCGCGCGTGACCGGGGCGGGCCGGCCTTGGCGGGGCAGCTGCTGCTGTGCCCGATGCTCGACGACCGGACGTCGGCGGACCTCCCGGACCTCGTGTGGACGCGGGAGGCCAACGACTTCGGCTGGCGCAGCCTGCTGAACGGCCAGACGTCGCCCTACGCGGCCCCGGCGCGGATGACGGACCTCAGCGGCTTGCCGCCGGCGTTCGTCGAGGTCGGCGGGGCGGAGCTGTTCCGCGACGAAGACGTGGCGTACGCCCAGCGGCTGGCCCGGGCGGGCGTCCCGACGGAGCTGCACGTCTGGGCGGACGCGCACCACGGCTTCGACCGCTTCGCCCCGGAAGCCGAGGTCACCCGCGCCGCCCTGGCCACACGGTCCTCCTGGCTCCGCCGCCTGCTCGACGGCCCGGGAGGTCGGCGCCGAGGATGAAGCGCGCGGCCTGCTCGCCGACGAGGACCGCCGGTGCGTTGGTATTGCCCGTCGTCACCCGGGGCAGCACCGACGCGTCGGCGACGACCAGGCCGTCGAGCCCGTGCACCGCCAGCCGCGGGTCCACCACCGCGGCCGCGTCGGTGCCCATCCGGCAGGTGCCGACCTGGTGGTGGTACGTGATCGCCGTCCGCCGCACGTACTCACCGGCGTCGTCGCCCGGCGCCGGGTACAGCTGCCGGGCGCCCCACCCGTCCGCGAGCGCCGGTGCGGCGCCGACCGCGAGGCACTGCTCGACCGACGCCACCAGGCTCTCGAAGTCCGACGGCGCCGACAACGCCGCGAGGTCGATCAGCGGCGAGCCGTCCGGGGCCAGCCGCAGGCTCCCGCGGCTCTCCGGTGACACCATGCCCGCCATCAGCGAAAATCCGGTCGGCGGCCCGGACATCCACGGTTCGTACATCGGCACGCTGAAGCAGATCGGCTGGGTGTCCGGCACGGCGAGCCCGGCCCGGCTGCGCCAGAACCAGTGCACCTGCGTCACCGGCCGCCCGGGTTCCGGCACGACTTCGCGGGACGTCGAGAAGATCACCGGGGAGAGCAGGTGATCGTGCAGGTTGCGCCCCACCCCGGGCAGGTCCGCGACGACGTCGATGCCGAGCGCCGCCAGTTCGCCCGCCGGGCCGACGCCGCTGCGGAGCAGGATCGCGGGCGAGGCCAGCGCCCCCGCCGCGAGCACGACCAGGTCGGCCGAGAGTTCCCGCGCCACCCCGTCGATGGAGACGTCGACGCCGGTCACGCGGGCACCGGAGAACCGGAGCCGGTGCACCATCGCTCCCGTGTGGACGGTCATCCGCGAGGCCACCGGAGCGCCGTAAGCGTGCCACGTGGTGAAGCGCCGGCCGCCGCGCAAGGTGATCTGCTCGACGGACACGCCGTCGAGGGTTCCGCCGTTGTAGTCCGGGTTCAAGGCCAGACCGGTCTCGCGGCACGCGTCCACGATGGACCGCTGGACCGGGTGCAGCGGCTCGTTCGGGACGACGTCGAGGAGGTCCTTTTCGAGCCGGGCGAACACCGGCTCGACGTCTTCCCAGTACCAGCCGGGCAGTCCCCAGCCGTCGTAGTCGGCCGGGGCGCCGCGGACCCAGATCATCGCGTTGAGCGCGTGCGACCCGCCGAGGACCTTGCCCCGCGGCAGGTGCAGCCGCCGGTTCGCCGCGTACTCCTGCGGGACCGTGTACAGGTCCCAGTCCTCGGGCCCGTGCCACAGCTCCCCGGCCCGCGCGGGGTCGTGGATCGCCGGGTTGACGTCCTCGCTGCCCGCCTCCAGCAGCGTCACCGCCGCGCCCGCGTCCACCAGCCGCCGCGCCACCACCGAACCGGCCGAGCCGGCGCCCACCACGATCACGTCCATGCGCTCCAGCGTGGCCCGCGGCCCGGCGGACCCGCGGCATCCCTTCGCGGTCGGTCAACGGGCGTGCGGGAGCGGACAAGACCCGCGGCACCCGGCCGCCCGATACTCGGCTCACCCCAGGCCGAGGAGGACAACGGGATGGCGACACGCCTGTGCATCGACGGACAGTGGACCGAAGCCGGCGGCGGCGTGCTCCCGACCCGCGACCCCGCCACCGGCCGCGTCATCGAAGAGGTCGGTACGGCCTCGCGCGCCGACGTCGACGCCGCCGTCGCGGCCGCCCGGCGCGCGCTCACCGCACCCGAATGGGCCGGGCTGCTCCCGGTCCGGCGCGCCGCGCTGCTGTTCCGGCTGGCCGACCTCGTCGAGCGGCACCACGAAGAGCTGGCCCGGCTGGAGACGCTCGACCAGGGCCAGCCGATCGGGGTGTCCCGGCAGGTGAGCGCGACCGGCACGGCGGAGCACTTCCGCTACTTCGCGGGCTGGGTGACGAAGCTGCAGGGCACCACGAACCCGGTGTCCTTCCCCGACACCCTGCACTACACCCGCCGCGAGCCGGTGGGGGTGAACGCGCTGATCACGCCGTGGAACTTCCCGCTGATGATCCTCGCCTGGAAGCTCGCGCCGGCCCTGGCGACCGGCAACACGGTGGTGATCAAGCCCAGCGAGGTGACGCCGCTGACCAGCATCCGGCTGGTCGAGCTGGTGCACGAAGCCGGGATCCCGGCGGGCGTGGTCAACCTCGTCACCGGCGACGGCTCGGTCGGTGCCCTGCTGACCGAGCACCCGGACGTCGACCACGTCTCCTACACCGGCTCCACCGCGGTCGGGAAGCTGATCACGGCGGCGAGCGCGGCGTCCAACCTCAAGCGGCTCACCCTCGAGCTCGGCGGGAAGGCCCCGAGCATCATCGCGGCCGACGCCGACATCGACGCCGCCGTCGCGGGCAACCTCGCCGGGGCGACGCTCAACACCGGCCAGGTCTGCGCCGCCTACACGCGCTTCTACGTAGACCGCAAGCGGGAGCAGGAGTTCGTCGACAAGCTGGCGCGCGGCCTGGAAGGCCTGCGGCTCGGGCCGGGCACCGAGGAGACCACGCAGCTCGGGCCGCTGGTGTCGGAGAAGCACCGCGAACACGTCGACTTCCTGGTCAGCACCGGCCGCGACCAGGGTGCCGACCTGGTCACCGGCGGGAACCCGGTCGACGGCGACGGCTACTTCTACACCCCGACGCTGTTCGCCGGGGTCCGCGACGACATGGCGATCATGCGCGAGGAGATCTTCGGTCCGGTCCTGGCCGTGACGGCCTACGACGACGGCGACGAACCGCTCGCCCGCGCCAACGACACCGAGTACGGCCTGGCCGCGACGGTGTGGACCCGCGACCTCCGCACAGCGCAGCGCTACGCCGACGGCATCCGGGCCGGCGCGGTCTTCGTCAACATGCCCCCGATCCCGGACATGGCGGCGCCGTGGGGCGGCTACAAGGCCTCCGGCTGGGGTCGCGAAATGGGCCCCTGGGCGCTCGACGCCTACACCGAGACGAAGTCCGTCTGGCTCCACTACGGCGGGTGAAAGGGGGTTTCCCCGCGCCACAGATCGTATATTATTTAAGATACCTTCTTCGAACCGGCAGGCAGGACCACGGATGACGACCCTCCCGCAGCGGCCCGGCAAGATCATCGCGCTGCACCTCAACTACCACTCCCGCGCCGCCCAGCGCGGCCGGGTGCCGGCGCAGCCGTCGTACTTCCTCAAGCCGCCGACGTCCGCGGCGGCGAGCGGAGCCGCGCTCGAACGCCCGGCGGGCACCGAGCTGCTGGGCTTCGAAGGCGAGATCGCGCTGGTCATCGGCCGCACCGCCCGCCGCGTCACGCCCGAGGAAGGCTGGTCCTGCGTCGGCGGCGTCACCGCGGCCAACGACTTCGGCGTCTACGACCTGCGCTACGCCGACAAGGGCAGCAACCTGCGCTCGAAGGGCGGCGACGGCTTCACCCCGCTCGGTCCCGCTGTGCTGCCCGCCGCCGACGTCGACCCGGCCGCGCTGCGGCTGCGGACCTGGCTCAACGGCGAACTCGTCCAGGAGGACACCACCGGCGACCTGCTGTTCGGCTTCGGGCGGCTGGTCGCCGACCTTTCGCAGCTGATCACCCTCGAACCCGGCGACGTCGTCCTGACCGGCACCCCCGCGGGTGCTTCGGTCGCCATCCCCGGCGACGTCGTCGAGGTGGAGGTCGACAGCGACGGGCACACCACCGGACGGCTCGTGACCCCCATCGTCGCGGGCACCGTCCCCTTCGGACCGTTCGGTGCCCTCCCCCGCGTCGACGAGCAGCAGCGCGCGGACGCGTACGGGACCGCCGATGCGGGCTTCGAGCTGACGCCGGAGCTGCGCGCGAAGATCGAGTCCGTCGGCACCGCGACGCTGTCCGCCCAGCTGCGCAAGCGCGGCTACGACGCGGTGTCGATCGACGGGCTCACCTCGACCCGGCCCGGCGCCCGGCTGACCGGCCGCGCACGCACCCTGCGGTACCTGCCCTACCGCGAAGACCTGTTCAAGTCCCACGGAGGCGGGTACAACGCGCAGAAGCGCGCGATCGACGCGCTCGGCCCCGGCGACGTCCTCGTGGTGGAGGCGCGCGGCGAACGCGGCACCGGCACCGTCGGCGACATCCTCGCGCTGCGGGCCCAGGTGCGCGGCGCGGCCGGCATCGTCACCGACGGCGGGGTCCGCGACCTCGCCGCGGTGTCCGCTTTGGACATCCCGACCTACCACGCCGGGCCGCACCCGGCGGTGCTCGGCCGGCGGCACGTGCCGTGGGACGTCGACGTCGCGATCGCGTGCGGTGGCGCCGCCGTCTGCCCTGGCGACGTGATCGCCGGCGACGGCGACGGTGTCCTGGTCATCCCGCCGGACCTGGTCGAGGAGGTCGTCGACGCGGCGATCGAGCAAGAGCTGCAGGAGACGTTCATCGCCGAGCAGGTCGCCGCGGGCGAGCGCGTCGAGGGGCTCTACCCGATGGACGAGCACTGGCGCGGGAGGTACGCCGCATGGCTCGCGAAACGGTGAACGGCACCGCGATGAGCAAGTCGCGCATCGCGTACGAGTGGATCAAGGCCCGGATCGCCGACGGCACCTTCTCCCCCGGCTACCGCCTCGTCCTCGGCCAGCTCGCCCAGGAGCTCGGCGTCAGCGTCGTCCCGATCCGCGAAGCGATCCGGCTGCTGGAAGCCGAAGGGCTGGTGACCTTCGAGCGCAACGTCGGCGCGCAGGTCGCGATGGTCGACGAAAGCGAGTACCAGCACACGATGCAGACCCTCGCGCTGGTCGAGGGCTACGCCGCCGCGCTCGCCGCGCCCGTGCTCCCACCCGGTGCGCTGGCCGAGGCCCGGGCGCTGAACGCCGAGCTGGCGGACTGCCTCGGGCACTTCGAACCGGCCCGGTTCACCGGGCTCAACCGCGACTTCCACGCCGTGCTGTTCGGCGCCTGCCCCAACCCGCAGGTCCTCGACCTGGTCCGGCGTGGCTGGGACCGGCTGAGCGGCCTGCGCACCTCGACGTTCAGCTTCGTGCCCGGCCGGGCCCGCGAGTCGGTCGCCGAGCACGAAACCATCCTCGGCCTGCTCGAAAGCGGCGCCCCCGCCGCCGACGTCGAGCAGGCCGTCCGCGCCCACCGGCTGGCCACCCTGGACGCGTTCCTCGTCCACCGCCGCCACTGACGCAAGAAGGGAAACCCATGCGCTTCCGCTCCGACCCCCAGGCCATCCGCGGGTCGATCGCGCCGCTGATGACGCCGTTCACCGCCGAGGGAGCCGTCGACCACGCCGGCCTCGAGAACCTCGTGCGCTGGCAGCTCGCCTCGGGCTCGCACGGCATCTCGATCGGCGGCTCCACCGGCGAACCCGGCTCGCAGACCGTCGCCGAGCGCGCCGAAGCGATCCGCACGGTGGCCGCCGCGGTCGGCGACCGCGTGCCGTTCGTGCCCGGTACCGGCTCGGCGAAGCTCGACGAGACCCTGGAGCTGACGGCGGCCGCCCAGGACGCCGGGATCGACGCCGCGCTGGTCATCACGCCGTACTACGCGCGGCCCACCCAGGACGCGCTGTTCGTCTGGTACCGCACGGTCTGCCGCGAGTTCCCGGACCTGCCGATCGTCGCCTACAACGTGCCGAGCCGCACCGCGGTCGACCTCGCGCCGGAGACGGTCGCGCGGCTGTTCCGCTCGTGCGAAAACTTCGTCGGGATCAAGGAGACGACGAAGGACTTCGAGCACTTCTCCCGCGTGCTGCACCTGTGCGGCCGGAGCCTGCTGGTGTGGTCCGGGATCGAGCTGCTGTGCCTGCCGCTGCTGGCCCTCGGCGGCGCCGGGTTCGTCAGCGCGACGGCCAACATCGCCCCGGCCGCGTGCGCGGAGATGTACACCGCCTGGCAGTCCGGCGACCACGAGCGCGCCCGGGAGATCCACTACGGCCTGCACCCGCTGGTCGACCTGCTGTTCGTCGAAACCAACCCGGCGCCCGGGAAGTGGGTGCTCGAGCAGCGCGGGCTGATCGCGTCCGGGCACGTGCGGCCACCGCTGATCACACCGACCGAGTCCGGCATCGCCCGGATCAAGGACTTCATGGCCGAAGGCGCGCAGTACCTCAGCCCGGCCGAAGGCTTCACCGTGGGAGGGAAGGCATGACCCACTACGTCCCGGAGGGACTGCCGGGCGAGCTCAAGCACTACATCGGCGGCGAACTCGTCGACAGCGTGTCGGGCAAGACGTTCGACGTGCTCGACCCGGTGTCCAACACCCCGTACGTGACCGCCGCCGCGGGCCAGGCCGAGGACGTCGACCGGGCGGTCGCCGCGGCGCGCAAGGCGTTCACCGAAGGCCCGTGGCCGCGCCTGCTCCCCCGGGCCCGCGCGCGGATCCTGAACAAGATCGCCGACGCCGTCGAAGCGCAGGACAAGCGGCTGGCCGAGCTGGAGACGTTCGACACCGGCCTGCCGATCACCCAGGCGCTCGGGCAGGCGCAGCGCGCGGCCGAGAACTTCCGGTTCTTCGCCGACCTCGTCGTCGCCCAGGCCGACGACACCTACCAGGTGCCCGGGCGGCAGGTGAACTACGTGCACCGCAAGCCGGTCGGGGTCGCCGGGCTGATCACGCCGTGGAACACCCCGTTCATGCTGGAGAGCTGGAAGCTCGCGCCGGCGCTGGCATCGGGCTGCACGGTCGTGCTCAAGCCGGCCGAATTCACGCCGCTGTCGGCCAGCCTGTGGGCGAAGATCTTCGCCGACGCGGGACTGCCGGCCGGGGTCTTCAACCTGGTCAACGGCTTCGGCGAGGAGGCGGGTGACGCGCTGGTCAAGCACCCGGACGTCCCGCTGATCTCGTTCACCGGCGAAACCACGACCGGGCAGACGATCTACCGCAACTGCGCGGCCCAGCTCAAGGGCATGTCGATGGAGCTGGGCGGCAAGTCCCCGGCCATCGTGTTCGCCGACGCCGACCTCGACGCCGCGCTCGACTCGACGCTCTTCGGCGTGTTCTCCCTCAACGGCGAACGCTGCACCGCGGGCAGCCGGATCCTCGTCGAGCGGCCGATCTACGAGGAGTTCTGCACGCGGTACGCCGCGCGGGCGGCGAACATCGTCGTCGGCGATCCGCACGACCCGGCCACCGAGGTCGGCGCGCTCGTGCACCCCGAGCACTACGCCAAGGTGATGAGCTACGTCGAGCTGGGCAAGTCCGAGGGCCGGCTCCTCGCGGGCGGCGGCCGTCCGTCCGGATTGGACAGCGGCAACTACGTGGCCCCGACGGTGTTCGCCGACGTCCCCTCCACCGCGCGGATCTTCCAGGAGGAGATCTTCGGGCCGGTGGTCGCGCTGACGCCGTTCGACACCGAAGCCGAGGCACTGGCGCTCGCCAACGACGTCAAGTACGGGCTCGCCGCCTACCTCTGGACGTCGGACCTGGCGCGCGCGCACACCTTCGCGCAGTCGGTCGAGGCCGGGATGGTCTGGCTGAACTCGCACAACGTCCGCGACCTGCGGACGCCGTTCGGCGGGGTCAAGGCGTCCGGCCTCGGCCACGAAGGCGGCTACCGCTCGCTCGACTTCTACACCCACCAGCAGGCGATCCACGTCTCGCTCGGGCCGGTGCACACCGCCCGCTTCGGCACCGTCCAGAAGGGACAGTCATGACCGCCACGCCGCCGGACGTCATCCGCTGCGCGTACGCCGAGCTCGTCGTCACCGATCTGGCGGCCTCACGGGCGTTCTACGTCGACGTGCTCGGGCTCGTCGTCACCCACGAAGACGCCGACGCGCTCTACCTGCGGGCGTTCGAGGAGTACCTGCACCATTCCCTGGTGCTGCGCAGGGGCCCCACGGCCGCGCTGGGCGTGCTGGCCTACCGGGTGCGCACGCCCGGCGACCTCGACCTCGCCGAGGAGTACTACCGGGCGCTCGGGGTCCGGGTGGAGCGGCGCCCGGCGGGTGCCACGCGCGGCATCGGCGAAGCGGTGCGGATCATCGATCCGCTCGGGTTCCCGGTGGAGTTCTTCCACGAGGCCGAGCACGTCGAGCGGTTCACCCAGCGCTACGACGTCCACGGCGCCGGCGCACTGTCGCGATTGGACCACTTCAACCT encodes the following:
- a CDS encoding GntR family transcriptional regulator, coding for MARETVNGTAMSKSRIAYEWIKARIADGTFSPGYRLVLGQLAQELGVSVVPIREAIRLLEAEGLVTFERNVGAQVAMVDESEYQHTMQTLALVEGYAAALAAPVLPPGALAEARALNAELADCLGHFEPARFTGLNRDFHAVLFGACPNPQVLDLVRRGWDRLSGLRTSTFSFVPGRARESVAEHETILGLLESGAPAADVEQAVRAHRLATLDAFLVHRRH
- the dapA gene encoding 4-hydroxy-tetrahydrodipicolinate synthase; the protein is MRFRSDPQAIRGSIAPLMTPFTAEGAVDHAGLENLVRWQLASGSHGISIGGSTGEPGSQTVAERAEAIRTVAAAVGDRVPFVPGTGSAKLDETLELTAAAQDAGIDAALVITPYYARPTQDALFVWYRTVCREFPDLPIVAYNVPSRTAVDLAPETVARLFRSCENFVGIKETTKDFEHFSRVLHLCGRSLLVWSGIELLCLPLLALGGAGFVSATANIAPAACAEMYTAWQSGDHERAREIHYGLHPLVDLLFVETNPAPGKWVLEQRGLIASGHVRPPLITPTESGIARIKDFMAEGAQYLSPAEGFTVGGKA
- the hpaE gene encoding 5-carboxymethyl-2-hydroxymuconate semialdehyde dehydrogenase: MTHYVPEGLPGELKHYIGGELVDSVSGKTFDVLDPVSNTPYVTAAAGQAEDVDRAVAAARKAFTEGPWPRLLPRARARILNKIADAVEAQDKRLAELETFDTGLPITQALGQAQRAAENFRFFADLVVAQADDTYQVPGRQVNYVHRKPVGVAGLITPWNTPFMLESWKLAPALASGCTVVLKPAEFTPLSASLWAKIFADAGLPAGVFNLVNGFGEEAGDALVKHPDVPLISFTGETTTGQTIYRNCAAQLKGMSMELGGKSPAIVFADADLDAALDSTLFGVFSLNGERCTAGSRILVERPIYEEFCTRYAARAANIVVGDPHDPATEVGALVHPEHYAKVMSYVELGKSEGRLLAGGGRPSGLDSGNYVAPTVFADVPSTARIFQEEIFGPVVALTPFDTEAEALALANDVKYGLAAYLWTSDLARAHTFAQSVEAGMVWLNSHNVRDLRTPFGGVKASGLGHEGGYRSLDFYTHQQAIHVSLGPVHTARFGTVQKGQS
- a CDS encoding fumarylacetoacetate hydrolase family protein: MTTLPQRPGKIIALHLNYHSRAAQRGRVPAQPSYFLKPPTSAAASGAALERPAGTELLGFEGEIALVIGRTARRVTPEEGWSCVGGVTAANDFGVYDLRYADKGSNLRSKGGDGFTPLGPAVLPAADVDPAALRLRTWLNGELVQEDTTGDLLFGFGRLVADLSQLITLEPGDVVLTGTPAGASVAIPGDVVEVEVDSDGHTTGRLVTPIVAGTVPFGPFGALPRVDEQQRADAYGTADAGFELTPELRAKIESVGTATLSAQLRKRGYDAVSIDGLTSTRPGARLTGRARTLRYLPYREDLFKSHGGGYNAQKRAIDALGPGDVLVVEARGERGTGTVGDILALRAQVRGAAGIVTDGGVRDLAAVSALDIPTYHAGPHPAVLGRRHVPWDVDVAIACGGAAVCPGDVIAGDGDGVLVIPPDLVEEVVDAAIEQELQETFIAEQVAAGERVEGLYPMDEHWRGRYAAWLAKR